The genomic stretch CTAACTGCATTTCTAGTTTGGTATTTTAATCTTACCTTCTCATCAGTCAACATTATGGTGTCTGAATTTCACATCATTAAACTTCAAGGGTTATATTGTCATGTATTACATCATATAACGTGTTATATGGGAATCATAATTCCATGTCGTTTGTCAGTTGTGTGACCCCATTGTTGATGCATGATTGAAAACTTTTCATGTACACTTTGAGTTGTCGTTTCATTGGCCATCTATTGGTGTTTAATAACTTGATTATTGACATTTTTATGAGGTAATGTTTCTGCATccatatgcatgcatgcacgtgAACTACATTtacagagagagaaatagagcTAATTGTTTTCATCAATTGTACCATCTTTGCCACATTGCCAAACACAAATTCAGAACTTGTATAAAGGTTCCACTAAGGATCCTCTTCCCACTTGAAGAAGAGCAGGCCTGCTGTGTGTGGCTTCACATGGTACAGGCACTAGACCAGAACACTGTGGATGTGCTGCTGCATGATTAATGCTTACGTAGATTCATAAAGCTCATCTGTAGTCGTCAAACGACtcctgaaaatgaaatttgaaaTGGCTTTCTTAAGTTCATTAAGCGTAGTATCCATAAAACATTGGGAAGTCCCTCTGTTATCATTCAACTTTCTAGTTTCATGAAGAGAGAGCTAATGGCTTGCCACAGAATCGCTTGATCATCTTTACTGTGTTGTGTTCTGAAGAAAAGGTGCAGTTAACTGGAATTTATGACTTGGTCGCTGTGTTGACTCACAAGGGAAGGAGTGCCGACTATGTCTTCTGGGTGAAACAAGAAAATGGTGCGTGCTTAATAAGCTCATAGGTTCTTTTATGCTTGCTCTTTTTATGTTCCTTGTGTAGCTCCTTTTGACGCAGGAAAATGGATTCAGTACGATGATCACAATCCAATCCTGCAAAGGGTAGAAAGGATATTACAAAGCTATCTGGCGGCAGTAAGACTCTTCAAGAGAAATCACACACGATCGatctacatttttttttctttttctcttttgaatAAGCTCTCACAAATGAACCATATAACATTTTTTTTCTGGCAGGTGATTGGCACATGGCAGAAACATCTGCATGGATAAAGCCCAAGCTGGTTTGATACGATGGAACAttgaggaaaaaaagaagaagaaaattttaagATGAAAATGCCTCTATATTGTTTGTAATATAACCTATTTTGTATTGATTATTGTTTGATATATGGTCCCCTCAAGTGTGCTACATCCTTTTGTGTTTTTCTGATCATCAAGGTACCTCTGTCCAAGAAGTTGGGTGATCCAGAACGAAATTACAGGAACCGTTTGCATCATTTTGGATATCCATATTATTCTTCTCAATATTGCCTTGTCTTCTTTTAGAAAGCACTTTTGAGGTCTGGCACtttggccaaaaaaaaaaaaacaactcagGCATAACAATTTACATCAAGGATAAACAATGAAAGTTATTTATTATCCAAACTTAGACACGTACGTCGCAGGAAATAATCCAACAACAGAGGTAGTGAACTCTCACAGCAAGCTAACGAAGACATGTACGTATATAATAAGACAAGGCACCTCCAGTACCAGGACCTGGACCATGTTTGCGTCTATCTAACCGTTGTGTCATTAAACTCCAGTACTGAAAGGGCATCTGGGTGGAGTATAACAATCTTGTTCGATTAAGACACACCGATTTCTTTAAAATCCAACAACACAAAATCATGCCGGTCCGATCAACAGCCCCCACAGCTTTCAACAGCATAACGGCATCTTTGTCAGGAACAAAGGTGTAACCTCATGTTACATATATTCAGGAGCAGCAGCTACTCTTCTGGCCAACTGGTTGACCCCGCATGTGTACAGTTGTAGGTTTGCTGGCACTTCCACCCGGTTGGCTTGCCATTCTGtccaagggaaaaaaaaaaaaggatcgaaCTGGCATTAGTATCATCTCCTACTCTAGTGGTTAACAACAAACAatgaaacctcattaaaaaaaaaaagaggcgtGAGAACTCTTCGATGCAGATGTTGACAAGTATTAAGCTCACCTGTCTTTTATATCAGCAGCCATGGTCATAAATGCTTTCTCTACATTGGTAGAATCCTTGGCACTTGTCTCCAGGAATGGTATGCCAATCTCATCAGCAAATGCCTTCAAGTAGCAAAGCCAAATACCACCCTAGTTCACTTCACTTCAATTGCAGTCTACTGAATACAATATATTCTACCTTAATCCTCGAAACTGACTAGCAGGAATAATTACCTTGCCAGTTTCATAAGATACCACTCTACCATCGGTCAGATCACATTTGTTTCCCACCAGAAGCTTGTTCACATTTTCGCTGGCATACCTGTCAATCTCATTGAGCCATTGCTTGACGTTGTTGAAACTTTCTTGGTCAGTCACATCATAAACTACCTGTCATGTGCCAGACTATCAACCAAAACAGCATACTCATCCATGGAATTTTAGGTCACAACAAGAACGATGAGGGATCTCACAATAATCCCATGTGCACCACGGTAGTAGCTACTCGTGATTGTCCTAAAGCGTTCCTGTCCAGCAGTGTCCCACTACAATAGAAAGAAGAGGTAATGCCATGACTAAGTCCTTCAAACACTTCCAGACACTGACAAAGCTCTTACTTACAATTTGAAGTTTTATGGTCTTCCCATCCTGCTCCACTGTTCGAATTTTCTAATAAGATGGAACAAATTGTTAAATGGTATATAAGTAAGGTTTTGGTATGGGCGAGGATATAAATGGAGGAGAGAGGAAAAAGAGTGTATAGTATTAATGCACTCACAAAGTCAACACCAATTGTACTGATGTAACTTTCTATATAGGAATCATCCTGCAGCAAGAAAAGTAAAACATATAATAGATCTcaaaaaatgaataaaaagtAGAAATAAATAGGCAGTAAAATCAGAAGTCAAAGTAGCACATCATACACCAAGAGCTAACATTCTTAAGAATCTATAAGAACCATGGTTACTTTACATCATGTATGATTGTCAATTGGCCATCAAATTGAAACTCAGCAAAAAGGTTTAAATACTCAATACTGCCAAGCACCGCATAGTCACAAAGTGATACTGTGAACACATTTTATCTTCATCCTAAGATTTTTGAGCCCATGCTCATAAGTGCCCCTATGGTAATAATGTTCCTAAGGTTCAAATGTAAAATTTAAAGCAATAACAGAGTATTATTATAAAACTATAGCAAGTGAGAAAGAACCGAGGGGCGggaaagacagagagagagagagagtcttcacCGCAAATCTCAATAGAAGGCATGACTTCCCAACCCCTGAATCTCCAATAAGCAAAAGCTTGAAAAGATAGTCACTGCAAAATATACATTGGTCAAGGTTGCTCAAGTTCTAAGTTTCCATTTCTTAATACAAAAAAAACCAAATCAATCTCGTCTTTCTTGCATGATAGGCGTATGGGCAAAGGCGAATTTGCTATACTAATACTTCATAAACTAAGCAATTATAAAGTTAAAATACTGTCAATTAACTAAAATGTGAGAGCTCAATAAGTGCACATGATGTTGATAAATACCTTCACCGATAGCTAAGAAAGCAAAGCAATGCCGACATATCATGTAATCAGCAAGTCTATGAGCAATAAATCATTCAAAAAATGTCTAACAAATAATGTTTGTTGCCTATTCTCATCTCCCGTTTCAAAGCATTGAATTACCATGTGCTGCCAGTTCTTGACTAGATGATAAATCTACCTCAGCAGCTTTGAGTCTATTGGCTCTACTCATAAACAAGGTGCAAGAAAACAGCAAAATATATACCTAACTAGAGCGAATGTTTTGTTTAAAACACCAAGTTTCTTTCTTCAATATCCTGTATTAGATGTCAGTGCTAATGTTTAGGAATGACATTCTTACAAATTTTTGTTTGTTAAATCACATCAGAAGTCCTTGTTTTTTCATTAAGAACATCTTCAGAAGGAAGACATCGAAGACACCACATACACACTATAGAGTGGTCCATCTGAGGGTACAACAAGATGCTATGTGACGGTAACTCATTTGGAAGGCTCACTCATAGAACACACATCATGGAATGTTTAACTAACAATCTCACTCCAGAAAGTTCTTGATTGCTAGGGTAAGGACTTCCGCAATAGTTTAACCCGTTTCCATTTTTTATTTTCCAACAAAAGCTATAATCAATTACATGCATTCAACTCTCAGGAATTGTATATGATGATTGCAATCACGCAGAATAGGAGGTAGTAATCGGTACTAGATAGCTATAATGgacacaaacaaatattttaatctaattaCTACCACAAAGATATGAAATGAATCATAAGAATCTCCCGTTCCATGTCGATAGTGGATCTACACATATCACAACATTCAGTCAGAGAAAGTAGTGCTATATTCACCCCACGCGCCCCCAATTAAAATTACCCAAAATCACAAAACCAACCGATTAACCCTAAACATTAGCAGTATCAAAAAATATTGGCCACCATCTGGTGCGGCATACAAAAAGGAGGAGAGAACCTAACCACAGAGGGATCCGGAACTCGCTCGCCCGTGAAGAGCGAAAAGTCGGCTATAACATATTATCATTTAGGATACCAACAAAATAAAGAAATGGGAGAAGAGACGATCCAGACCGAATCAAGAACAGCAAACCCTAGTTAATCGCGGGCAGGATGTCTTGGCAAAGGAAAAGAGGGGAAATCGAGCAGCGTAGGAGCTTACTATTCTGGAGTCATGGCGAACGAACACTTGGATCCCTAACACGAGGAGACTCCTGCAGGACGAGGATGAAAATGCCGGAGAGGAGTCGTCGGAACGGATAAAGGTTTGCGGGGAAGGATCGACGAGTTCATTTATAGAGGAAGTAAGTTGGCAAGTCAACACCGTTCAACCACCGAATCGTACTGGACACTCGAAGGTTCGCTCGCGCTAGCCATCGGTTGGGACGTCTTAACGCCTGCGGCTGAGGCGCACGGCGCACGTGCCGACCGCGTCTGGGCCCCCTTTTGGGCCAGCCTGTAATGCAGCCGCGCAAGGTGAGGTGAGACTTTCCTTTGCAAGGCAACGTGAAACGAATAATAATCCACCGGATTACGCCACCCTTCGTCTTTACCCACCTTGCTTATGGCTGGTGGCAGTGTGTGACGTAATCTATGAAAACTTGTCCAATGAGGATTTGGTACTTTTCCTCAAATAAAAGTGGCTCCCACCAAAACGTGTCGAGACCTTTGGGCCGAAGATAAGCCCTGGGCTGAGCCAGTCAGATGGTTGATCTATGGGCTTTCATCCAGGGAGGTGTGTGGACCGATTAAACCAAAATTAATTTGTCGACCCTAAAAGCTGTTATTTCATAAAATTGCTGATTTTTAAGTTGTCATTTACGATTAAACCAATATAATTTGTTTGTTGATGGAACCAAGAAACACTTGTGGCCTAATCTTGTAATGACACAATAGTAATCATGGCTTCCCCTTAAATTTCTCCGATTATGCATATGTACTCACTCTATCGAACATTGTCACGTGTACTTCTGGATTTGTGCTGTAAAgatatttttgttcttttttaagtGCGAAGTGTTTCTTGTTTTACTTGTGTTTCCGCGCAGACGAATCGTTTTGTTCCGAGCTATTTCTGAAAGAAAAAATATTCAATACCGTGACAGGACACACACTTGTGCCACAGGAGAGTGCCACGTCGAACGCTAGAGCTGATGTTGTGAGACCCCCGCTGTGCTCCGGGGCTCGAGGACTTGGTGACGTGTCGTCCACGGTCCACGTGCATGTTGACGAAGGAAAAGTGTTCCGTGCCTTGACCGAGACAGGTGACCTGAGTCTCTCTCGTTTAATTTGTTCTCCAAGGGTTGCCTTGTCTTCGCCTCGACCCAACCGGGCCGAACCGGGCTGCTTTGTCCGGAACAGTGCTTAGAACTATTTATAGGGCCGTGATCCGTTGGTTCAACCGGCTTTAGACCATCAAAAACCCTTCAACGGGTCGAGCGTTCCTAAAACCCTAAATCGCTCGCGTTCGGAGGAGGCGATTACGAACCCTCGAATCCCTGCTGGGTTTCTCCGCTTCGGTCGAGGATGAGGAAGAAGGTGGACGACCGCATCCGAACCCTCATCGAGAATGGTGTTAAGCTCAGACATCGTTCTATGTTCCTCATCGTCGGCGACAAATCCCGAGATCAGGTGACTTCCCTCTTCCCCTCAACTGTGCACCTGGTGTTAGTTCTTTGATCATGAAATTTAACCCTCATCGATTACTCCGTTCGAACcgccttttgttttttgtttttttaaaaaaaataatgaaattgATTGTGGCTCTCAACTTTATACCTGGTTTTAGGCCCTTTATTCTGATTTCTTGACAGTCATTGGCAGTTTTAAACGGTTAAAAGTTTTTTGTATTTTGATACTTGGATTAAGTTTAAGTTGAGCCACTAAAATATGCCCTGAGATATCACGAATAATTAGACTAAGAGTTTTCATTATTAGGTAAAGTGTTTTGAAGTGGGAAAGAAAGCGGCTCCAAGAAATAGGAACAAGAACTCataattttgttgttgttgatcgTTAATTTTGGTTTCATTGTGCTTGTGGTGCATATTATCATGCAGAGCTTGCCTTTAAATTCTTGTCATCTGATAAAGGTAATACCATGACTGCATGCAGATTGTGAATCTCCATTACATGTTAAGCAAGGCAGTCGTTAAGTCTCGCCCAACTGTGTTGTGGTGCTACAAAGATAAGCTTGAGCTTAGCAGGTGCTGCTTTTACTTGCGATTTTCTTTCTTAAGCCTTTGCATGTAATAGCTTTGTATTACTTGGTATCTAGATTCTTCTTGATGCTTCTTGTATCTAATTGCTATTTTTATCTGGTGTTTTCACCTGATCTGACTAATGAATTCTTATATTAGTCACAAGAAAAAACGTGCCAAGCAGATAAAGAAGTTGATGCAGAGAGGGTTGCTTGATCCTGAAAAAGTTGATCCTTTTTCACTTTTTGTTGAGAGCGGAAATATAACATATTGCTTATATAAAGATTCTGAAAGGATTCTTGGAAATACATTTGGAATGTGCATCTTACAGGTTTGTTGTTGCAAATTACTGGTAGATATTGCAATTAGCTTGCTCTTGTTTCTTAcctcttaatattttttattactttcTTTTGCTAACGGAGTTGGTACATTCTTGTAGGATTTTGAGGCATTGACACCTAACCTTCTTGCAAGAACTATCGAGACAGTCGAGGGTGGTGGGCTCATAATCTTGTTGCTCCGATCTCTTTCCTCTCTTACCAGTCTCTACACCATGGTCATGGTAATCTTCAGAGCAACCATAACTTGTAATTGAATGAATGCTCTTGTTCTTGTTTAATACTGATTAAGGATTTCTGACCTGAACATGTGATGGTCTATTCGGTACCATGTAGGTACATGACCTCTTGTATCAGTACCTATATTATGCCTGATTCATCATTTCCTGTGCAGCCAATCTAAAGGAGCCTTTATTTGTCACATTCTGTTTTAAATATCACTTCccaagggattttttttttttgttggcacTCTCATTATTTAGTTTGCTGTGGATCTTTgccccttttttctttttatatttctgATATTTTTGtgctaataaattattttttaaaatttaggtaCCTTCTTAATTTCTGATATGTTTTTTCCCCTAAGTTTTGTTATTCTCTTTATTGCATTTTGCATGTCCTAAGTTG from Musa acuminata AAA Group cultivar baxijiao chromosome BXJ1-3, Cavendish_Baxijiao_AAA, whole genome shotgun sequence encodes the following:
- the LOC135635596 gene encoding ras-related protein RIC1-like isoform X1 — encoded protein: MTPEYDYLFKLLLIGDSGVGKSCLLLRFADDSYIESYISTIGVDFKIRTVEQDGKTIKLQIWDTAGQERFRTITSSYYRGAHGIIVVYDVTDQESFNNVKQWLNEIDRYASENVNKLLVGNKCDLTDGRVVSYETGKGGIWLCYLKAFADEIGIPFLETSAKDSTNVEKAFMTMAADIKDRMASQPGGSASKPTTVHMRGQPVGQKSSCCS
- the LOC135635596 gene encoding ras-related protein RIC1-like isoform X2, which codes for MTPEYDYLFKLLLIGDSGVGKSCLLLRFADDSYIESYISTIGVDFKIRTVEQDGKTIKLQIWDTAGQERFRTITSSYYRGAHGIIVVYDVTDQESFNNVKQWLNEIDRYASENVNKLLVGNKCDLTDGRVVSYETGKAFADEIGIPFLETSAKDSTNVEKAFMTMAADIKDRMASQPGGSASKPTTVHMRGQPVGQKSSCCS